The Amaranthus tricolor cultivar Red isolate AtriRed21 chromosome 2, ASM2621246v1, whole genome shotgun sequence genome contains the following window.
aggGGAAATTGGGTGATAAAGTTGTGATCtttgttgaaaataatttctGAATTTTGCTTAATTTATTGGGAATTGGGTTGAAATGGGATTAATTGAAGCAATTTGGGGAATATTTGATCTGCCCACATCAATTAGAAGTGGATTAATGGtggatattatgttttttattgcTCCAATTTGGACTGCTTTTCTGGTCGGTCTTATAATTGGATGGGTATGGAGACCAAGGTGGTGGGAAAGTTTGGACAAAAACAAGTTTGAATCTTTAATGTCCAAATTTGTGGAATTTTTATCTCCTTCTTCTCCGTCAAAAGTGCTTCCTTCTATTCAAAGCTTCACTCCTTTTACCATGAAATTCTCAAATTCTAAAGGAGAATCAATTGGTGAGGATATTAGTTCAAATAATGAGATATTGGCTTTGAAACCCACTTTTGTTGACTCCAATTTCAGGTAATTTGAATTGAATTGTAATCAAGTTAGTTCAAATATTTCTAGTTTTGCTTAATACTAATTTGTGAGTTGTAGAATTGTGTGTTATTGACGAGGGTAgctcttgaattaaatttttattgctGTTGTAGACTTGTAGTTGCTTAAACAAGAAGTTTATTTGTGCTTTCTATTTGTAGTGTTTGTAGGGATCAACTCAATTAGAAGTTTAAGCTAATGGCTAAAATCATatgtatgttatatactctcaCACAGCTCACACgaaattcataaattcttaCATGAGACCGGTCTTAccgtgagacatgcctcataGGTTAATAGGTTAAATAGCCCAGTAATAGATGTTTCTAACTTatatgggcttcttgttttgagatcgtctcacggtgagacggtctcactggCTGCACGAAATTTTTCAATCTAGTAGGGTGGATGTAACATTGGCTCTTTAACCATAATCTTCATTGCTCCAATTATAATGAGGAGTGAATAAATATCAGACCTTTTATTATGTTGACTTCTAATAtcatgttaaggaaccaactcagcTTTAGCTAATGGTTGAAGCTTAGTGTAATGTTATATACTTTGATAGTGGTCTTGGTTATCTTAGTGGAAAATAGTGGGGTTTTTGGTTATTATTAGTTTGTTGAAATTGTTTTAAGTTTTGTATAAAATTGTAAGTTCTTGGTTGTATAATTTGAGGACTTAATGGGAGGTTTCTCTTGAGATGATTGTTTGTTTACCATGTGTCCATGTTAAGTTgttcaattcatcttttgtGTTGTTGGGTATGAATATTAAAGATGGAGTTTTGGTTCTTGTTTAGGTCATCACAGATAAAAGGCAAGGAAAATCCTGCTGTGGATAATGATGATATGGTGCATCTTTTTAAGCTTGTTGAGGAGAAAGATGGAGGTCCTTCGTGGATACAAATGATGGATCGCTCCACCCCAACCATGAACTATCGAGCTTGGCGGAGAGACCCCGAGGTAAAGAGTACCCCCCAAACTCGAAATTTCTTGCTTTTTTACTTGATGTAGTTGAtgagtgtcacatgattcattaATCTCCTCACGAATAGCGAATCGAAAAAGGCaaattatggtcgattttgggctattcttgggcaaaCTTGAGCAAATCACGAATTCAAAAACGaattaactagcgaattatgttacagtGAGTTAACCGAGGGTTTCAGCTGTTGATTACTTGATTTGTATTAAGACATTGTAAATTAacgcttttttttttctagaccGGTCCACCTCAGTATCGTAGTAGTACAATTTTTGAAGATGCAACACCCGAGATGGTAAGAGACTTCTTTTGGGATGATAAATTTCGACCATCGTTTGACCCCATGCTCATAAATTCTAAAACACTTGAAGAGTCTCGTACTACTGGAACCATGGTAGTGCAATGGGTTCGCAAGGTAAAAAACTTCCTTGTAAAGCATTGTGGAGGATCAACTCCATCTAATGGCATGTAACTGACTTTTGCTGGTTGTCTATGCAGTTTCCGTTCTTCTGCAGTGACCGAGAGTACATAATTGGCCGTAGGATATGGGAGTGTGAAAGAACATTTTACTGCGTGACAAAGGTATAGACTATAAAGCTTGACATCCCAATATGTGATATTGTGATGTAAAAGATCGTAttccgattgacccttgatTGGTTAACTAGCACATAAGTTTACAAGTCTTTTAAACCCTAAGATCATAATTCTATGAGCGACATAAAATAAAGCGGAATTTATTATATCGAAAAGTACCACCTTTTTTTTGGATCTTCACATGATCATTATTTGAAGCTCTATGTGAACGCCGCCATAATTTCGTGTTTCTTTTTTCTCATCAGGGAATACCTAATTCCGTGCCTCGAAAGGACAAGCCGAGACGCGTGGATCTGTATTATTCAAGTTGGTGTATTCGCCCAGGTAGGTTTCGTATTTTGTACTTCCTACTTGTCTATCTTGTGAAAAATAAGGGTTCTGAGATCGTTGTTATTGTTAAACCAGCGGAATCTAGGAGAACGGGTGAGATGACAGCAGTTGAAGTGCTCCTTTTTCATCACGAAGACATGGGTATTCCATGGGAAATAGCTAAACTTGGTGTACGACAAGGGATGTGGGGAGCCGTCAAAAAAATCGACCCTGGTCTACGAATTTACCAGAAAGCAAGAGCTGGCGATGCACCCCTCTCACCCCAAGCCGAAATGGCCCATATCACCACGAAAGTAGACTCACAATATTTGACAGCTTTGTTGAACGGGGATGATCAGTCTGTGACCGAAGTTTCAACGCCCCAAGAGAAGCAGCAAGGAGGGATGAACGTCTCAAAGCTCCTCATATTTGGCGGGGCAGCTGCCCTTGCTTGTAGTCTCGACAAAGGGCTTCTAACAAAAGCCGTTATCTTTGGAGTTGCACGAAGACTTGGAAGAATGGGCGGTAAATTTAACTAATTTGAGGCGCCCTAATTGA
Protein-coding sequences here:
- the LOC130806891 gene encoding uncharacterized protein LOC130806891 — translated: MGLIEAIWGIFDLPTSIRSGLMVDIMFFIAPIWTAFLVGLIIGWVWRPRWWESLDKNKFESLMSKFVEFLSPSSPSKVLPSIQSFTPFTMKFSNSKGESIGEDISSNNEILALKPTFVDSNFRSSQIKGKENPAVDNDDMVHLFKLVEEKDGGPSWIQMMDRSTPTMNYRAWRRDPETGPPQYRSSTIFEDATPEMVRDFFWDDKFRPSFDPMLINSKTLEESRTTGTMVVQWVRKFPFFCSDREYIIGRRIWECERTFYCVTKGIPNSVPRKDKPRRVDLYYSSWCIRPAESRRTGEMTAVEVLLFHHEDMGIPWEIAKLGVRQGMWGAVKKIDPGLRIYQKARAGDAPLSPQAEMAHITTKVDSQYLTALLNGDDQSVTEVSTPQEKQQGGMNVSKLLIFGGAAALACSLDKGLLTKAVIFGVARRLGRMGGKFN